From the genome of Pseudomonadota bacterium, one region includes:
- the glgB gene encoding 1,4-alpha-glucan branching protein GlgB, with product MTGVQHSLEGDPQAVQRLVRAEISDPHGLLGVHRLHWQGRQGLVVRAFAPEALGAQLHVAGSDPQPMQQVHSGGLFARFLPDASLPLSYEVEWSLADGSAPPLADPYGFAPTLGELDLHLFGEGTHYRLYERLGAHPRAVDGVAGTSFAVWAPNAVRVSVVGTFNGWDGRRHPMRRLGASGVWELFLPGVGAGAIYKYELKLRDGNLRLKTDPMAFAMELRPKSASVVQGLGSFAWQDDAWIQARAVGDPRQKPMAIYEVHLGSWMRVPEREDGWLTYRELAPRLIEHCRIHGFTHLELLPIAEHAFDLSWGYQTTGYFAPTARYGGPDDLRYFIDLCHQHGIGVLLDWVPAHFPKDDYALRWFDGTALYEHADPREGEHRDWGTLIFNYGRHEVRAFLLANALYWLDQFHFDGLRVDAVASMIYRDYSRPHGEWIPNQYGGRENLEAISLLQELNRQVYSSFPGVLTIAEESTAWGGVTAPTYLGGLGFGFKWNMGWMHDTLHYFTKDPIHRKYHHNNLTFSMLYAWTENFILPLSHDEVVHGKRALLSKMPGDDWRKAAGLRVLLSYLYAHPGKKLLFMGAEFGQWSEWRHDASLDWQLLAEPRHSGIQRLVQQLGHLYLGHDALWAWDHEPRGFQWIDCTDSEQSVISFLRRGPRGEIICVFNLTPVPRRDYRIGVPAAGEYLELVNSDAESFGGTNVGNCGRVVSEPMPCHGMEQSLSLTLPPLGALFFAREATPADSLLAPAQDGAPSEAEPRSEASEAE from the coding sequence ATGACAGGCGTCCAGCACTCATTGGAAGGTGATCCACAGGCGGTGCAGCGTCTCGTCCGCGCCGAAATCAGCGACCCGCACGGGCTGCTTGGCGTCCATCGGCTGCATTGGCAGGGGCGGCAGGGACTGGTCGTGCGCGCCTTCGCTCCCGAGGCGCTTGGCGCGCAGCTGCACGTTGCCGGCAGCGATCCCCAGCCCATGCAGCAGGTGCATAGCGGAGGGCTCTTTGCCCGCTTCCTGCCCGACGCGAGCTTGCCGCTGAGCTACGAGGTCGAGTGGTCGCTGGCCGACGGCAGCGCGCCGCCCCTGGCAGACCCCTATGGCTTCGCGCCGACGCTCGGCGAGCTCGACCTGCACCTCTTCGGTGAGGGTACCCATTACCGCCTCTATGAGCGGCTCGGCGCGCATCCGCGCGCGGTCGATGGGGTGGCTGGAACCTCCTTCGCCGTCTGGGCGCCCAACGCCGTGCGCGTCAGCGTGGTCGGGACCTTCAACGGCTGGGATGGGCGCCGCCACCCGATGCGCCGGTTGGGGGCCTCGGGGGTCTGGGAGCTCTTCTTGCCGGGCGTGGGTGCCGGCGCGATCTACAAGTACGAGCTCAAGCTGCGCGACGGCAACCTACGGCTCAAGACCGACCCGATGGCCTTCGCGATGGAGCTGCGGCCCAAGAGCGCGTCCGTGGTTCAGGGGCTCGGCAGCTTCGCCTGGCAGGATGACGCGTGGATTCAGGCTCGTGCGGTCGGTGACCCGCGGCAGAAGCCGATGGCGATCTATGAGGTGCATCTCGGCTCGTGGATGCGCGTGCCCGAGCGCGAGGACGGCTGGCTGACCTACCGTGAGCTCGCGCCGCGCCTGATCGAGCACTGCCGGATCCATGGCTTCACGCATCTCGAGCTGCTACCGATCGCCGAGCATGCCTTCGACCTCTCGTGGGGCTACCAGACCACGGGCTACTTCGCGCCGACGGCGCGCTACGGTGGGCCCGACGATCTGCGCTACTTCATCGATCTCTGCCACCAGCACGGTATTGGCGTGTTGCTCGATTGGGTGCCCGCGCACTTCCCCAAGGACGACTACGCGCTGCGCTGGTTCGACGGCACGGCGCTCTACGAGCATGCCGACCCCCGCGAGGGCGAGCACCGCGATTGGGGCACGCTGATCTTCAACTACGGGCGCCACGAGGTGCGCGCCTTCCTGCTGGCCAACGCGCTCTACTGGCTCGATCAGTTCCACTTCGACGGCCTGCGCGTCGACGCCGTCGCGTCGATGATCTACCGCGACTACAGCCGCCCGCATGGCGAGTGGATCCCGAACCAGTACGGTGGGCGCGAGAACCTCGAGGCCATCTCACTACTGCAGGAGCTCAACCGGCAAGTCTACAGCAGCTTCCCTGGCGTGCTGACCATCGCCGAGGAGTCTACGGCCTGGGGTGGCGTCACGGCGCCGACCTACCTGGGCGGCCTGGGCTTCGGTTTCAAGTGGAACATGGGGTGGATGCACGACACGCTGCACTACTTCACGAAGGATCCGATCCATCGCAAGTACCATCACAACAACCTGACCTTCAGCATGCTCTACGCCTGGACGGAGAACTTCATCCTGCCGCTCTCGCACGATGAGGTCGTGCACGGAAAGCGCGCGCTGCTCTCGAAGATGCCGGGCGACGACTGGCGCAAGGCCGCCGGGCTGCGCGTGCTCTTGAGCTACCTCTATGCGCATCCGGGCAAGAAGCTGCTCTTCATGGGCGCCGAGTTCGGGCAGTGGTCGGAATGGCGCCACGATGCCAGCTTGGACTGGCAGCTGCTCGCCGAGCCGCGCCATAGTGGTATTCAGCGGCTGGTCCAGCAGCTCGGTCACCTCTACCTCGGCCACGATGCGCTCTGGGCTTGGGATCATGAGCCTCGCGGCTTTCAGTGGATTGACTGCACCGACTCCGAGCAATCGGTGATCTCCTTCCTGCGCCGCGGTCCGCGGGGCGAGATAATCTGCGTCTTCAACCTGACGCCGGTGCCGCGGAGGGACTACCGCATCGGGGTGCCAGCCGCGGGCGAGTACCTCGAGCTGGTCAACAGCGACGCTGAGAGCTTCGGCGGGACGAATGTCGGCAACTGCGGGCGTGTGGTCAGTGAGCCGATGCCCTGCCACGGCATGGAGCAGTCGCTCTCGCTGACCTTGCCGCCGCTGGGTGCGCTCTTCTTCGCGCGCGAAGCGACGCCGGCGGACAGCCTGCTCGCTCCGGCGCAGGACGGCGCCCCGTCCGAGGCCGAGCCCAGGTCTGAGGCGTCTGAGGCGGAGTAG
- a CDS encoding response regulator, whose amino-acid sequence MLWQSPQRPDVHRVIVADDDRDVLRLISAALEHSGYEVHTVTSGSELQDVLVKHAIYGGPEHRPADVVISDIRMPGCSGLEVLADLRGRAWAPPVIVISGAMDDALRGQAQRMGASAVLSKPLNLETLRSEVDAAVGLKRGGEGSRARAAAEHRCHLPQA is encoded by the coding sequence ATGCTCTGGCAGTCCCCGCAGCGCCCCGACGTTCATCGCGTGATTGTGGCCGACGACGACCGCGATGTGCTGCGGTTGATCAGCGCCGCGCTCGAGCACAGCGGCTACGAGGTCCATACAGTGACCAGCGGCAGCGAGCTGCAGGACGTGCTGGTCAAGCATGCGATCTACGGCGGCCCTGAGCATCGGCCGGCGGATGTCGTGATCTCAGACATCCGCATGCCCGGCTGTTCGGGCCTCGAGGTCCTCGCCGACCTGCGGGGGCGCGCCTGGGCCCCGCCGGTGATCGTCATCTCCGGGGCGATGGATGACGCGCTGCGCGGGCAGGCCCAGCGCATGGGTGCATCGGCCGTCTTGTCGAAGCCGCTCAACCTCGAGACGCTGCGCAGCGAGGTCGATGCCGCCGTTGGGCTGAAGCGCGGGGGGGAGGGCTCCAGGGCGAGAGCGGCGGCGGAGCATCGATGTCACCTCCCGCAGGCCTAG
- the speA gene encoding biosynthetic arginine decarboxylase: MSADPLRHNALLDGAWTADDARALYGLEDWGKGYFRISPTGHLTICPTRQPERGIDVWEVVEGLRERGINPPVLLRFPDLARDRLHELRQAFDAAIEENQYQGGYCFVYPIKVNQERDVCEEIRNIGAQLGYGLEAGSKPELLAVLAMTVGHNDMPIVCNGFKDHEYIETVVLATKLGRRIIPVVERFNELELIIEQAQRHQTRPLVGLRIKPAARSTGKWASSSGMRSKFGLTAAEALRVIEELERHGMLDCLKMVHFHLGSQVSDIRRLKSAVTELAYFYTELRRLGAGIEYIDVGGGLGVDYDGSSSVFESSVNYSIREYASDLIYRIKTVCDDAGVPHPTIFSESGRAMVAYSTVLVFDVVGRSHFDSEPDIEAIRARVAAEDDPPQPVLDLLDAFESITDRRLSEAFHDAVQARDEAMNLFSLGYLTLPMRADAEKLFWAIGRQILARAEKRGELPEELSDLREGLSDTYYCNFSVFQSLPDAWAVDQLFPILPLHRLNERPTRAATLADITCDSDGKVDNFVDRRDIKRTLELHETQGDERYTLAACLVGAYQEVLGDLHNLFGDNHVVRVSLDAEGSWSIDEVIEGDSVREVLAYVGYSGGEMVRTMRQDVERALRASTLSVAEGRSLLEFYESGMAGYTYLE; encoded by the coding sequence ATGTCTGCCGACCCCCTCCGTCATAATGCGCTGCTCGACGGCGCCTGGACTGCCGATGATGCTCGTGCGCTCTATGGACTCGAGGACTGGGGGAAAGGCTATTTCCGCATCAGTCCGACTGGGCATCTGACGATCTGCCCGACGCGTCAACCCGAGCGCGGAATCGACGTCTGGGAGGTGGTCGAGGGCCTGCGTGAGCGCGGCATCAATCCTCCCGTACTCCTGCGCTTCCCCGACCTCGCGCGCGACCGGCTCCACGAGCTGCGGCAGGCCTTCGACGCGGCGATCGAGGAGAACCAGTACCAGGGCGGCTACTGCTTCGTCTATCCGATCAAGGTCAACCAGGAGCGCGACGTCTGCGAGGAGATCCGCAACATCGGCGCGCAGCTCGGCTATGGGCTGGAGGCTGGTTCGAAGCCGGAGCTGCTGGCGGTCTTGGCGATGACGGTCGGCCACAACGACATGCCGATCGTCTGCAACGGCTTCAAGGACCACGAGTACATCGAGACCGTGGTGTTGGCGACCAAGCTCGGTCGGCGGATCATTCCGGTCGTCGAGCGCTTCAATGAACTCGAGCTGATCATCGAGCAGGCGCAGCGGCATCAGACGCGGCCCCTGGTCGGTCTGCGCATCAAGCCGGCCGCGCGCAGCACCGGCAAGTGGGCCTCGTCCTCCGGCATGCGCAGCAAGTTCGGGCTGACGGCCGCCGAGGCCTTGCGGGTGATCGAAGAGCTCGAGCGGCACGGGATGCTCGACTGCCTGAAGATGGTCCACTTCCACCTGGGAAGTCAGGTGTCGGATATTCGGCGCCTGAAGAGCGCCGTCACGGAGCTGGCGTACTTCTACACCGAGCTGCGTCGACTCGGCGCCGGCATCGAGTACATCGACGTCGGCGGCGGGCTCGGCGTCGACTACGACGGCAGTAGCTCGGTCTTCGAGTCGAGCGTCAACTACTCGATCCGCGAGTACGCCAGCGATTTGATCTACCGCATCAAGACCGTCTGCGACGACGCCGGCGTCCCGCACCCGACGATCTTCAGCGAGTCCGGCCGGGCGATGGTGGCGTATTCCACTGTGCTCGTCTTCGACGTCGTCGGGCGCTCACATTTCGACAGCGAGCCCGACATCGAGGCCATTCGCGCGCGGGTCGCCGCGGAGGACGACCCGCCGCAGCCCGTGCTCGACCTGCTCGATGCCTTCGAGAGCATCACCGATCGCCGGCTCTCCGAGGCCTTCCACGACGCGGTCCAGGCGCGTGATGAGGCGATGAACCTCTTCTCGCTCGGCTACCTCACGCTGCCGATGCGCGCCGACGCGGAGAAGCTCTTTTGGGCGATCGGGCGCCAGATCCTGGCCCGCGCCGAGAAGCGCGGGGAGTTGCCCGAGGAGCTCAGCGATCTCCGTGAGGGGCTGAGCGACACCTACTACTGTAACTTCAGCGTCTTTCAGTCGCTGCCGGACGCCTGGGCGGTCGATCAGCTCTTTCCGATTCTGCCCTTGCACCGCTTGAACGAGCGCCCGACGCGGGCGGCGACCTTGGCCGACATTACCTGCGACTCGGACGGCAAGGTCGACAACTTCGTCGACCGGCGGGACATCAAGCGCACCTTGGAGCTGCACGAGACTCAGGGCGACGAGCGCTACACGCTGGCGGCCTGTCTCGTCGGCGCCTACCAAGAGGTGCTCGGCGACCTGCACAATCTCTTCGGCGACAACCACGTCGTCCGGGTCAGTCTCGACGCCGAAGGCTCCTGGTCGATCGACGAGGTGATCGAAGGTGACTCGGTGCGCGAGGTGCTCGCTTACGTCGGCTATAGCGGCGGGGAGATGGTCCGGACGATGCGTCAGGACGTCGAGCGCGCGCTGCGGGCGAGCACGCTCAGCGTGGCGGAGGGACGCTCCCTGCTCGAGTTCTACGAGAGCGGGATGGCCGGCTACACCTACTTGGAGTGA
- the treZ gene encoding malto-oligosyltrehalose trehalohydrolase: MRRHAFGATVSAEGTRFRVWAPRARRVELILEGGAAAGTATTVQHRLQRAGDGLHEVFVPQLGAGARYRYRLDDDRVAPDPASRYQPEGVHGPSAVVDPLAFRWHDAAWSGRALSELVIYELHVGAFTPEGTFAAASARLDDLQALGITAVELMPVADFPGRWSWGYDQAALWAPAQVYGPPDALRAFVDRAHALGLSVILDVIHNHVGPDGAYVAAFGPFLTRRHHTPWGAAVNLDQRGSATVRAFLIENAEHWLAEYHIDALRLDAIDALYDGSATHFLTALSTRVGSLSGQRRYLFAEDDRNLNLVLQAPSAGGYGLDGVWTDDFHHLLRRLLTGEQLGAPSDFPATTAALAKTINDGWWYQGQVLPSSGLPRGSDPRALSPQSLIYFLQNHDQVGNRPFGERLHQTISPALFRAASALLLFLPQTPLLFMGQEWAASAPFHFFTDHKPALGRRVREGRWREARARFAIDAGTTLPDPQDPSSFERSKLAWAERGRAPHDGTLQLYRKLLRLRRELSGRAQAESPSEGALLVRRGAYTLAVALRSDLDLPLPSAGVERLSTAGPPGTGAPEAPLTQSGHLHFAAPAAVIFGPAAGLGA; this comes from the coding sequence ATGAGAAGGCACGCCTTCGGCGCGACCGTCAGCGCCGAAGGCACCCGCTTTCGCGTCTGGGCGCCGAGGGCGCGCAGGGTCGAGTTGATCCTCGAGGGTGGCGCGGCCGCCGGCACAGCCACCACGGTCCAGCATCGCCTCCAGCGCGCCGGCGACGGTCTCCACGAGGTCTTCGTGCCGCAGCTTGGCGCGGGGGCCCGCTATCGCTACCGCCTCGACGACGACCGCGTCGCCCCCGACCCCGCGAGCCGCTACCAGCCCGAGGGCGTCCATGGACCGTCGGCGGTGGTCGACCCGCTGGCCTTCCGCTGGCACGACGCGGCGTGGTCGGGCCGGGCCTTGTCCGAGCTCGTCATCTACGAGCTGCATGTCGGCGCCTTCACGCCAGAGGGGACCTTCGCCGCCGCCAGCGCACGACTCGACGACTTGCAGGCGCTCGGCATCACCGCGGTCGAGCTGATGCCCGTGGCGGATTTTCCTGGGCGCTGGAGCTGGGGCTACGATCAGGCGGCGCTCTGGGCTCCGGCGCAGGTCTACGGCCCGCCCGACGCGCTGCGGGCCTTCGTCGACCGAGCCCATGCGCTCGGCCTCTCCGTGATCCTCGACGTGATCCACAACCACGTCGGGCCCGATGGCGCCTATGTGGCCGCCTTCGGCCCCTTCCTCACCCGCCGACATCACACGCCGTGGGGAGCCGCGGTCAACCTCGATCAGCGCGGCAGCGCGACCGTTCGCGCCTTTCTGATCGAGAACGCGGAGCACTGGCTCGCCGAGTACCATATCGACGCCCTGCGCCTCGACGCCATCGACGCGCTCTACGACGGCAGCGCCACCCACTTCCTGACGGCGCTGAGCACGCGGGTGGGGAGCCTTTCCGGACAGCGGCGCTATCTCTTCGCCGAGGACGACCGCAATCTCAACCTCGTGCTGCAAGCGCCATCCGCCGGGGGCTACGGCCTCGACGGCGTCTGGACTGACGACTTCCACCACCTCTTGCGGCGTCTCCTGACCGGCGAGCAGCTCGGCGCGCCTTCTGACTTCCCGGCAACCACCGCAGCGCTGGCGAAGACGATCAACGACGGCTGGTGGTACCAAGGTCAGGTGCTGCCGAGCAGCGGCCTGCCGCGCGGCAGCGATCCGCGCGCCCTTTCGCCCCAGAGCCTGATCTACTTCCTGCAGAATCACGACCAGGTCGGCAATCGACCCTTCGGCGAGCGCCTGCACCAGACGATCAGCCCCGCGCTGTTCCGTGCCGCCTCCGCCCTGCTGCTCTTTCTCCCGCAGACGCCGCTGCTCTTCATGGGTCAGGAGTGGGCGGCGAGCGCGCCCTTCCATTTCTTCACCGATCACAAGCCCGCGCTCGGGCGCCGGGTGCGTGAGGGACGCTGGCGCGAGGCCCGCGCGCGCTTCGCGATCGACGCCGGCACGACGCTTCCCGACCCGCAGGATCCCAGCAGCTTCGAGCGCAGCAAGCTCGCTTGGGCCGAGCGCGGACGAGCGCCGCACGACGGCACGCTCCAGCTCTACCGCAAGCTCCTTCGACTGCGCCGCGAGCTCAGCGGACGGGCGCAGGCCGAGAGCCCCTCCGAGGGCGCTCTGTTGGTGCGACGCGGCGCCTATACGCTCGCCGTAGCGCTGCGCTCGGACCTCGACCTGCCGCTGCCAAGCGCGGGTGTGGAGCGCCTCTCGACCGCTGGCCCTCCCGGGACTGGCGCGCCGGAGGCGCCGCTGACTCAAAGTGGGCACCTCCACTTCGCGGCGCCCGCCGCCGTGATCTTCGGACCGGCAGCGGGTCTTGGCGCCTGA
- a CDS encoding sugar phosphate isomerase/epimerase: MQQSPRRVPIRIGNQTSFAASSVGEPFDYAIEHGFDAFEWFPDRPDRPEIGLGWEEGDLDAGQRLQLRSAAHRHGVQQSVHAPWRATPLQPGGPERLQQSVELALDLGATLINLHLDLSQGIEAFAEATAHLAQQLARHRLALAIENTPETSPEHFNALFALLRAQFGTQRAGMCLDLGHANLYGGTRNDYLAYVDRLADHVPLIHLHLHENYGDRDSHLTLFTGPAAQSPAGLQGLIARLRARGFAGAAILEQWPRPPRLLNEARDRLCELLGQPRARAWTAWSND; encoded by the coding sequence ATGCAACAGTCGCCGAGGCGTGTGCCGATCCGGATTGGAAACCAGACCAGCTTTGCCGCGAGCAGCGTGGGCGAGCCCTTCGACTACGCGATCGAGCATGGCTTCGACGCGTTTGAGTGGTTCCCCGATCGGCCTGATCGGCCCGAAATCGGGCTCGGCTGGGAGGAGGGCGATTTGGACGCCGGCCAGCGTCTGCAGCTGCGCAGCGCCGCGCATCGCCACGGCGTGCAGCAATCGGTCCACGCGCCCTGGCGCGCGACCCCGCTGCAGCCCGGGGGCCCGGAGCGGCTCCAGCAGTCGGTCGAGTTGGCGCTCGACCTCGGCGCCACGCTGATCAACCTTCACCTCGATCTCAGTCAGGGCATCGAGGCCTTCGCGGAGGCGACGGCGCACCTTGCGCAGCAGCTCGCGCGCCACCGGCTGGCGCTGGCGATCGAGAACACGCCCGAGACCAGCCCCGAGCACTTCAATGCGCTCTTCGCCCTGCTGCGCGCGCAGTTCGGCACGCAGCGCGCTGGCATGTGTCTCGACCTCGGGCACGCGAACCTCTATGGCGGCACGCGCAACGACTACCTCGCCTACGTCGATCGGCTCGCCGACCACGTGCCGTTGATTCATCTGCACCTGCACGAAAACTACGGCGATCGCGACAGCCACCTGACGCTCTTTACGGGTCCGGCGGCGCAGTCGCCGGCCGGGCTGCAGGGGTTAATCGCGCGGCTGCGGGCGCGCGGCTTCGCCGGCGCGGCAATCCTCGAGCAATGGCCACGGCCGCCGCGCTTGCTCAACGAGGCCAGGGATCGGCTATGCGAGCTGCTGGGGCAGCCACGGGCGCGAGCATGGACCGCCTGGTCGAACGACTAG
- a CDS encoding sigma-54-dependent Fis family transcriptional regulator translates to MLVIDDDVALGALIDLQLRRLHFEPTIVTAAEQALAALERQRFSAVLADVRLDGMNGLDFCARVVRAFPGTTVVLMTGWGTMQTAIDALRAGAFDFLTKPLDFAELNVVLERALRHSAAEGITRLARQAEPSTAIGELIGESEPMRRLVELLTRVANTEATVLITGESGTGKELAARALHNRSARSAGRFVAINCAAMPEALLESQLFGHTRGAFTDAHAARVGLLVQANGGTLFLDEIGDMPLALQPKLLRALQERTVRPLGSDLEVPFDARILAATHRQLDAEVQAGRFRADLYFRINVIQVQMPALRTRGSDVLLLANDAVHQIAARSGKAVVGVSGPAAEHLLAYPWPGNVRELINCVESAVALTRHTKIAVEDLPPPIRRNPTRSGADAPAAGEPLVPMDEIERRHILAVLSVVGGNRTEAARVLGLDRKTLYRKLKQYARSGRAPAEETPPARNEALDS, encoded by the coding sequence GTGCTCGTGATCGACGATGACGTCGCGCTCGGGGCCCTGATCGATCTGCAGCTCCGCCGCCTGCACTTCGAGCCCACCATCGTCACCGCGGCCGAGCAGGCGCTGGCCGCGCTCGAGCGCCAGCGCTTCTCCGCGGTGCTGGCTGATGTCCGCCTCGATGGCATGAATGGCCTCGACTTCTGTGCCCGCGTGGTCCGCGCCTTTCCTGGCACGACGGTGGTGCTGATGACCGGCTGGGGCACCATGCAAACCGCCATCGACGCGCTGCGCGCGGGCGCCTTCGACTTCCTCACCAAGCCGCTCGATTTCGCCGAGCTCAACGTCGTGCTCGAGCGCGCGCTGCGGCATAGCGCAGCCGAGGGGATCACGCGCCTGGCGCGTCAGGCGGAACCTTCGACTGCCATCGGTGAGCTGATCGGCGAGAGCGAGCCGATGCGTCGACTGGTCGAGCTGCTGACGCGCGTGGCGAATACCGAGGCCACCGTGCTGATCACCGGCGAGAGCGGAACGGGCAAGGAGCTGGCTGCGCGCGCCTTGCATAATCGTAGCGCTCGGTCGGCTGGCCGCTTCGTCGCGATCAACTGCGCGGCGATGCCGGAGGCGCTGTTGGAGAGCCAGCTCTTTGGCCACACCCGGGGAGCCTTCACCGATGCCCATGCAGCACGCGTCGGGCTGCTGGTGCAGGCCAATGGTGGCACGCTCTTTCTCGACGAGATCGGCGACATGCCGCTCGCGCTGCAGCCGAAGCTGCTGCGCGCGCTGCAGGAGCGCACCGTAAGACCGCTCGGCAGTGACCTCGAGGTGCCCTTCGACGCGCGCATTCTCGCGGCCACCCATCGGCAGCTCGACGCCGAGGTGCAAGCGGGTCGCTTCCGCGCCGACCTCTACTTCCGCATCAACGTGATCCAGGTGCAGATGCCGGCCCTGCGCACGCGCGGCAGCGACGTCCTGCTGCTCGCCAACGACGCCGTGCATCAGATCGCCGCGCGCTCGGGGAAGGCGGTGGTTGGCGTCTCGGGGCCCGCGGCCGAACACCTGCTCGCCTACCCCTGGCCGGGCAACGTCCGCGAGCTGATCAACTGCGTCGAGAGCGCCGTCGCCCTGACGCGGCACACGAAGATCGCGGTGGAGGACCTCCCTCCGCCCATCCGCCGCAACCCGACGCGCTCTGGCGCCGACGCACCCGCGGCGGGCGAGCCCCTGGTGCCGATGGACGAGATCGAGCGCCGTCACATCCTCGCCGTGCTCTCAGTCGTCGGCGGGAACCGCACGGAAGCGGCGCGGGTGCTCGGCCTCGACCGTAAGACGCTCTATCGCAAGCTGAAGCAGTACGCGCGCAGCGGTCGCGCCCCAGCGGAGGAGACCCCGCCAGCGCGCAACGAAGCCCTCGATAGCTAG
- a CDS encoding protein kinase has product MILRRLGSGYFTEDALGAEPGPTGVTRLVLIKSLLPRLHDARPFVGAWLARATAAIALRHDGIARVFAAEPQGGGARVVTEYVGGETLRLLVSALAARELSLPLGSACRIVAQAAESLAYAHALPDSADDRRSLLHGDLSPENVVVTYAGQTKLIDFGLGRADPLRKHTPPSRLASRIAHQAPEQLQQRTVDRRADVWGLGVLLYELLAGRLLFHGATPQEVLEAVMGAPVPPPSRYNPAIPPELDAVVLDALERDVPRRISSAAALRERLEQVLEQSEGAHPAALGGWLRGALRDCYAERQSIEREARTEAIEALRAQGPPPWATDAPVLIGAHPRSAWARARSRAWVTFRRRPILVSALLLVPGASGLLSYRLGRHLGAGEHVPWRLWPLVALLVAGGTLLVAWRLGAKRWRTSPAPVAKEPLSSAEREAAAWRNEAQHRRKRLTEAERALSRVDGHLADAMDQLVEAEERASQAERLERALGEAHAELRQLRDLAERTGASRDAAATAKDRASR; this is encoded by the coding sequence ATGATCCTGCGCCGGCTCGGCAGCGGCTACTTCACCGAGGACGCGCTGGGCGCAGAGCCTGGGCCGACTGGCGTGACGCGCCTGGTGCTGATCAAGAGCCTCCTGCCGCGACTGCACGACGCCCGCCCCTTCGTCGGCGCCTGGCTCGCGCGCGCGACCGCGGCAATCGCGCTGCGCCACGACGGCATCGCGCGCGTCTTCGCCGCCGAGCCGCAGGGCGGCGGTGCGCGGGTCGTCACCGAGTACGTCGGCGGCGAGACGTTGCGCCTGCTGGTCAGCGCTCTGGCCGCACGCGAGCTCAGCCTACCGCTGGGCAGCGCCTGTCGGATTGTCGCGCAGGCGGCCGAGTCGTTGGCCTACGCCCACGCCCTACCCGACAGCGCCGACGATCGGAGGTCGCTGCTGCACGGCGATCTCTCGCCGGAGAACGTCGTCGTGACCTATGCCGGTCAGACCAAGCTGATCGACTTCGGGCTCGGGCGAGCCGACCCGCTGCGGAAGCACACCCCACCCAGCCGCCTGGCCAGCCGCATCGCGCACCAGGCCCCCGAGCAACTGCAGCAGCGCACGGTCGATCGACGCGCCGACGTCTGGGGCCTTGGCGTGCTGCTCTACGAGCTCCTTGCCGGCCGGCTGCTCTTTCACGGTGCCACGCCACAGGAGGTGCTGGAAGCGGTCATGGGGGCTCCGGTGCCACCACCGAGCCGCTACAACCCGGCCATCCCACCAGAGCTTGACGCGGTCGTGCTGGACGCGCTGGAGCGCGACGTGCCGCGGCGCATCTCGTCAGCCGCGGCGCTGCGCGAGCGGCTCGAGCAGGTCCTCGAACAGAGCGAAGGGGCGCACCCGGCTGCGCTCGGCGGCTGGCTGCGCGGCGCGCTGCGCGACTGCTACGCAGAGCGCCAGAGCATCGAACGCGAGGCGCGCACCGAGGCGATCGAGGCCCTGCGGGCCCAAGGGCCACCACCCTGGGCGACGGACGCGCCGGTCCTCATCGGCGCGCACCCTCGCTCGGCCTGGGCACGGGCCCGCAGCCGCGCCTGGGTCACCTTCCGACGCCGTCCGATCTTGGTCTCGGCGCTGCTGCTCGTGCCCGGCGCGAGCGGCCTTCTTTCGTATCGCCTGGGCCGCCACCTCGGCGCTGGCGAACACGTGCCGTGGCGCCTCTGGCCGCTGGTCGCGCTCCTGGTCGCGGGGGGGACGCTGCTGGTCGCTTGGCGTCTGGGCGCAAAGCGCTGGCGGACCTCGCCGGCACCGGTCGCGAAGGAGCCGCTCAGCAGCGCCGAGCGCGAAGCCGCAGCGTGGCGCAACGAGGCTCAGCACCGCCGCAAGCGCCTGACGGAGGCCGAGCGCGCGCTGAGCCGCGTCGACGGCCACCTGGCCGACGCCATGGACCAGCTCGTCGAGGCGGAAGAACGGGCGAGCCAGGCGGAGCGCCTCGAGCGAGCCCTCGGCGAGGCGCACGCCGAGCTGCGGCAGCTGCGTGACTTGGCCGAGCGCACTGGGGCCTCGCGCGACGCCGCCGCTACCGCGAAGGATCGCGCCAGTCGATGA
- a CDS encoding response regulator: protein MSPPAGLALTALQLELISRRVLLAEDDEDLRLLLAAALKSHGYRVDEVADGAALLERLASSQSSPYCDDPIELLISDLHIPCLSGLDVLASLRGTENRLPVILITADDSPRLEGVARRLGAAAYFRKPFDVCDLLTAVVNVSVPALPAT from the coding sequence ATGTCACCTCCCGCAGGCCTAGCGCTAACCGCGCTCCAGCTCGAGTTGATCAGCCGCCGCGTGCTGCTCGCGGAGGATGACGAGGACCTGCGGCTCTTGCTCGCCGCGGCGCTCAAGAGCCACGGCTACCGGGTCGACGAGGTGGCCGACGGGGCAGCGCTGCTGGAGCGGCTCGCGAGCAGCCAGAGCAGCCCGTACTGCGACGACCCGATCGAGCTGCTGATTTCGGATCTGCACATCCCCTGTCTCTCGGGTCTCGACGTCCTCGCCAGCCTGCGTGGCACCGAGAACCGCCTGCCGGTGATCTTGATCACCGCAGACGACAGCCCGCGGCTCGAGGGCGTGGCCCGCCGGCTCGGCGCCGCCGCCTACTTCCGCAAGCCCTTCGATGTCTGCGATCTGCTGACCGCGGTGGTCAACGTGTCGGTGCCCGCCCTGCCCGCGACCTAG